The Humulus lupulus chromosome 3, drHumLupu1.1, whole genome shotgun sequence genome window below encodes:
- the LOC133825659 gene encoding probable metal-nicotianamine transporter YSL7, with the protein MERNRGESRARSSGLEEGARNLEEINLTNNNELERKKVAVEEAFLNTEVPPWKKQITVRAMVTSFLLSVAFNFIVCKLNLTTGVIPSLNVAAGLLGFAVVKGYTSLLQRAGLLKQPFTRQENTVIQTCVVASSGIAFSSGTASYLLAMSRNIAAQGDEGNTPINVKNLSLGWMIAFLFVVSFVGLFSIMPLRKVMIMKYKLTYPSGTATAYLINSFHTPKGAKLAKKQVSVLFKMFCCSFVSAFFQWFFAASEGCGFSNFPTFGLQAYAQRFYFDFSLTYVGVGLICPYMVNASLLIGAIISWAIMWPLIELNKGVWYGADLSPNSLHGIQGYRVFIAIAMMLGDGIFHIFYMLYKTINSLVKHEYSKKKEEEEEEEEEEAITSGLGNSSSAAAVEKLPENYDEQRRNEYFLKDQIPTWQAFLGYDILAAISILVVPFIFPQLKWYHVLIAYFIAPLLAFCNAYGCGLTDWSLASNYGKFAIIIFSAWVGLDKGGVVAGLASCGVMMSIVSTASDLMQDFKTGYLTLASPRSMFFSQAMGTAMGCIISPLIFWIFYKAYDIGQPGSSYPAPYGLMYRGIALLGVEGVSSFPKHCLELSIAFFFLAIAINSVRELLHRFETKYGMYKLVPSPMCMAIPFYLGGYFAIDMCLGSLILFVWRRINKRKAENFAPAVASGLICGESLWGVPAAVLVLAGIKAPICMKFLSASANSKVDSFLGG; encoded by the exons ATGGAAAGAAACCGTGGCGAAAGTAGGGCAAGATCATCGGGACTCGAAGAAGGAGCAAGAAACTTGGAGGAGATCAACTTGACCAataacaatgagttggagaggaAGAAGGTGGCTGTAGAGGAGGCTTTCCTCAACACGGAGGTGCCGCCATGGAAGAAGCAGATCACGGTTAGGGCGATGGTGACGAGCTTCTTATTGAGCGTGGCCTTTAACTTCATCGTCTGCAAGCTCAACCTCACCACCGGCGTCATTCCCTCGCTCAATGTGGCGGCCGGCTTGTTGGGCTTCGCCGTGGTTAAGGGCTACACCTCTCTGCTTCAAAGGGCGGGTCTCTTGAAACAGCCTTTCACTCGCCAAGAAAACACTGTTATCCAAACTTGTGTTGTTGCCTCCTCTGGAATCGCTTTTAGTA gtggcACTGCTAGTTATCTACTGGCAATGAGTAGGAACATAGCTGCTCAAGGAGATGAAGGTAACACTCCAATCAACGTCAAGAATCTCTCTCTTGGCTGGATGATTGCATTTCTCTTTGTTGTCAGCTTTGTTGGTTTGTTCTCTATTATGCCCCTTAGAAAG GTGATGATTATGAAGTACAAGTTAACGTATCCAAGTGGAACTGCAACAGCATATCTTATCAACAGCTTTCACACACCCAAAGGAGCCAAGCTTGCAAA GAAGCAGGTTTCGGTTCTTTTTAAGATGTTCTGTTGTAGTTTTGTGTCTGCATTTTTTCAGTGGTTTTTTGCAGCCTCTGAAGGCTGTGGATTTTCTAATTTTCCAACATTCGGCCTCCAAGCCTATGCGCAGAG GTTCTACTTTGATTTTTCATTGACATATGTTGGTGTTGGATTAATTTGCCCATACATGGTAAATGCATCTTTGCTTATTGGAGCTATTATTTCATGGGCAATCATGTGGCCTTTAATTGAATTAAACAAAGGTGTTTGGTATGGTGCTGACTTATCTCCTAACAGTCTCCACGGCATCCAAGGATATAGG GTTTTCATTGCCATTGCTATGATGCTTGGAGACGGTATATTCCACATCTTTTACATGTTATATAAGACAATAAACAGCCTAGTAAAACACGAGTActcaaaaaagaaagaagaggaagaagaagaagaagaagaagaagcaatAACCTCCGGCCTTGGAAACTCCTCCTCCGCCGCCGCCGTGGAAAAACTACCGGAAAACTACGACGAGCAAAGGCGAAATGAGTACTTCTTAAAGGACCAAATCCCCACTTGGCAAGCCTTCCTCGGCTACGACATCCTTGCCGCCATATCCATCCTCGTCGTGCCCTTCATCTTCCCCCAGCTCAAGTGGTACCACGTCCTCATCGCCTACTTCATCGCACCCCTTCTCGCCTTCTGCAACGCCTACGGCTGCGGCCTCACCGACTGGTCTCTCGCCTCCAACTACGGCAAGTTCGCCATCATCATATTCAGCGCCTGGGTTGGCCTGGACAAGGGTGGCGTGGTGGCTGGTCTAGCCTCCTGTGGTGTCATGATGAGCATTGTCTCCACCGCTTCTGATCTCATGCAGGACTTCAAAACCGGATACCTAACCCTAGCTTCTCCTCGCTCCATGTTTTTCAGCCAAGCCATGGGCACCGCCATGGGCTGCATTATCTCGCCGTTGATCTTCTGGATCTTCTACAAGGCTTACGACATCGGCCAGCCCGGGAGCTCGTACCCGGCGCCGTACGGGCTGATGTACCGTGGCATTGCGCTGCTCGGAGTGGAGGGTGTCTCTTCTTTCCCCAAGCACTGTCTAGAACTCTCCATAGCCTTCTTCTTCTTAGCCATCGCCATTAACTCAGTCCGCGAGTTGTTGCATCGGTTTGAGACTAAGTATGGGATGTATAAGCTCGTGCCTAGCCCCATGTGCATGGCCATTCCGTTCTACCTTGGTGGGTATTTCGCCATTGATATGTGCTTGGGGAGCTTGATTCTTTTCGTCTGGCGGAGGATTAACAAGAGGAAGGCTGAGAATTTTGCTCCGGCGGTCGCGTCCGGACTGATATGCGGCGAGTCATTGTGGGGTGTTCCAGCGGCTGTTCTGGTCCTCGCCGGCATCAAAGCACCCATCTGTATGAAGTTTTTATCTGCTTCGGCCAATTCTAAGGTTGATTCCTTCTTAGGTGGTTAA